A genome region from Blastocatellia bacterium includes the following:
- a CDS encoding tetratricopeptide repeat protein, whose protein sequence is MTENLAQHYLDQAQRHYQRGEVEAAITALRLAIKQQQGRFPKAYFLLGKALYDAGEIEKAIAAFRTATEQQPHYPEAYYHLGLALARRGELEEAIAAYERAIEQMGGNNPGAYHNLGLALLGKGEIERAIEAFRKAIAQRGGVFPRAHFHLGFALAHIGQIEEAIAAYRTALEQSGGHGPEVYFQLGWLLMGKGDLDGAVEAFRTAIEQRGGIYPEAQYELGRALLAQGHLEEAIATFRALLRANPNQPEAHFNLGRAYLRQGALAEAREALETAIRQRGGNFAAAHHQLGLVLAQQGDVERALAAYQRAIEQNPFFPRAYYDLGRLYATQGRYDEAIPALRRALEQRQGHFPEAELELGRALAGAGYVDEAIEHLERVIAQGHEIAECWYELGHLFFLRKDWERAAAAFHQALEAAEGRFPRARYNLGRVLHEKGDLAAAAEAFRQAIAEHPHFPNAYFNLARTLLGLGELEAAREAILTAIEQREGQFPEAHHLLGRICYELGDLAGAIHAYETAIEQQGAPYPEAWRDLGLALLAQGRQDEAIEAYRRAIAARETPWPEAYRELGRALMQKGTEALPEAIEAFRQAVQAQPEFPQAYYDLGCALLEAGDVEEAIASFRQAIAQRPTFPDAYYDLGRALVRIGRVEEAIEAYQQALALDPSLAHAQHALGVALYLNGDLDEAIRALERTLQLKPDLAQAHHDLGLALLDRGEIERAITAFQTALQIAGAPYPEALYNLGNAYFTRGDLEQAIAAYRAAVEQKPDFGQAHYRLGLALWERGDLAEARAAFHRAIEAEQRVFPHGYYSLGVTLLEQGELDAALEALKQAIAQCETFPLAHYNLGNALLAQGRVEEAMAAYRTAIEQSGGRFPEALWNLGNAHVRQGDMAKAIELYQQAMEQTGGRDPYLHHNLGLVLFQAGQWERAEASFRQALALHPHDPEAHYYLGLLALSRGDVETAMTELRQALAQKSGPFPEAHFDLGRALYERGEYAAAANEFQMAWEQQGDFPEAQYWLARARAAQGDVEGAIALLKPVCAAYPTSFPEAHYELGVLYSRRGMFDAAVDQFALAIKASRGTFPEAYYQKGRVHARRGEITLAIEAFKTAIAQRQGVFAEAYHELGRMLYIKGDIEGATAAYSKAIQQREVASARDAVRSPEQDVALLLSGLFDRLVERLRPAPRVKPFSTALGPTCDGEEQRAAPSAADATALQGDHAETEA, encoded by the coding sequence ATGACGGAGAATCTCGCACAACATTATCTCGATCAGGCCCAGCGGCACTACCAACGCGGCGAAGTGGAGGCGGCGATCACAGCTTTGCGTTTGGCGATCAAGCAGCAGCAAGGACGCTTCCCGAAAGCGTATTTCCTCCTCGGCAAAGCCCTCTACGATGCTGGGGAGATCGAGAAAGCGATCGCGGCCTTTCGGACGGCCACCGAGCAACAGCCGCATTATCCGGAGGCCTACTATCACCTGGGGCTGGCACTCGCGCGGCGCGGCGAGCTTGAAGAGGCCATCGCCGCCTATGAGCGCGCTATCGAGCAGATGGGGGGGAACAATCCCGGCGCTTATCACAATCTGGGTCTCGCGTTGCTCGGCAAGGGTGAGATCGAGCGCGCGATCGAAGCCTTCCGAAAAGCCATCGCGCAGCGAGGCGGCGTCTTCCCGCGAGCGCATTTCCATTTGGGATTCGCTCTGGCGCATATCGGTCAAATCGAGGAAGCGATTGCCGCCTATCGCACGGCTCTCGAGCAATCGGGAGGGCATGGCCCAGAAGTCTATTTCCAGCTCGGTTGGCTCTTGATGGGGAAAGGAGATCTCGACGGTGCGGTCGAGGCCTTTCGCACGGCGATCGAGCAGCGCGGCGGGATTTATCCCGAAGCCCAATATGAGCTGGGACGCGCTCTTCTGGCGCAAGGGCATTTGGAGGAAGCGATCGCGACCTTCCGCGCGCTGCTTCGCGCGAATCCGAATCAGCCGGAAGCGCATTTCAACTTGGGGCGCGCGTATCTGCGTCAAGGCGCGTTGGCCGAAGCCCGCGAAGCTTTGGAGACGGCCATTCGTCAACGCGGAGGGAATTTCGCCGCTGCGCATCACCAATTGGGACTGGTGCTCGCGCAACAAGGAGACGTGGAACGCGCGTTGGCCGCCTATCAACGAGCGATCGAGCAGAATCCGTTCTTCCCCAGAGCGTACTACGATCTCGGCCGCTTGTATGCGACGCAAGGCAGATACGACGAGGCGATCCCCGCTTTGCGACGCGCTCTGGAACAGCGGCAGGGGCATTTCCCCGAAGCGGAGCTGGAGTTGGGACGCGCGCTCGCTGGCGCCGGGTACGTGGACGAGGCCATCGAGCATCTGGAGCGCGTGATCGCTCAAGGGCATGAAATCGCCGAATGTTGGTACGAGCTGGGGCATCTTTTCTTCCTCCGCAAGGACTGGGAGCGAGCGGCCGCAGCATTTCATCAGGCTCTTGAGGCCGCAGAAGGGCGATTTCCCCGCGCCCGATATAATCTGGGGCGCGTGTTGCACGAGAAGGGCGATTTGGCCGCAGCCGCCGAGGCCTTCCGACAAGCCATCGCCGAACATCCGCATTTCCCCAATGCGTATTTCAATCTGGCGCGCACGCTGCTGGGATTGGGCGAGCTAGAAGCCGCTCGGGAAGCAATCCTCACGGCCATCGAACAGCGCGAGGGTCAGTTTCCCGAAGCGCACCACCTGCTCGGACGCATTTGCTATGAGCTGGGGGATCTCGCCGGCGCCATCCACGCCTACGAGACTGCGATCGAACAGCAGGGAGCGCCATATCCGGAAGCCTGGCGCGATCTGGGACTCGCGCTCCTCGCGCAAGGGCGACAGGACGAGGCGATCGAAGCCTATCGGCGCGCGATCGCGGCGCGCGAGACGCCCTGGCCGGAGGCGTATCGGGAACTCGGTCGCGCGCTCATGCAGAAAGGCACCGAGGCGCTCCCGGAGGCCATCGAGGCTTTTCGTCAGGCCGTGCAAGCGCAGCCGGAGTTCCCGCAAGCCTATTACGATCTCGGATGCGCGCTGTTGGAGGCGGGCGACGTGGAGGAAGCAATCGCGAGCTTCCGTCAAGCGATCGCGCAACGACCGACTTTTCCCGATGCCTACTATGACCTGGGGCGCGCGCTCGTGCGCATCGGACGCGTGGAGGAAGCGATCGAAGCGTATCAGCAGGCGCTCGCTCTCGATCCGAGCCTCGCGCACGCGCAGCATGCTTTGGGGGTGGCACTCTACCTGAACGGCGATCTCGACGAAGCGATTCGCGCGCTCGAGCGAACGCTTCAACTCAAGCCCGATCTCGCGCAAGCGCATCACGACTTGGGGCTGGCGTTGCTCGATCGCGGGGAGATCGAGCGGGCCATCACCGCCTTCCAAACGGCGCTGCAAATCGCTGGAGCGCCCTATCCGGAGGCCCTCTACAATCTCGGCAACGCGTATTTCACGCGCGGGGATCTGGAGCAAGCGATCGCCGCCTACCGCGCCGCCGTCGAACAGAAGCCCGATTTCGGTCAAGCGCACTATCGGCTCGGACTCGCGCTGTGGGAACGAGGGGACCTGGCCGAAGCGCGAGCTGCCTTTCACCGAGCCATCGAGGCCGAGCAGCGAGTCTTCCCCCATGGCTACTATAGCTTGGGCGTCACGCTCCTCGAGCAAGGGGAATTGGACGCGGCGCTGGAAGCCCTCAAGCAGGCGATCGCTCAATGCGAGACATTCCCGCTGGCACATTACAATTTGGGAAACGCTTTGCTCGCCCAAGGGCGCGTCGAGGAAGCGATGGCGGCGTATCGCACGGCCATCGAGCAAAGTGGCGGACGCTTTCCGGAAGCGCTCTGGAATCTGGGCAACGCGCACGTGCGGCAGGGGGACATGGCGAAAGCCATCGAGCTGTATCAGCAGGCGATGGAGCAAACCGGAGGCCGCGATCCCTATCTCCATCACAATCTGGGCCTGGTGCTCTTTCAAGCGGGTCAGTGGGAACGAGCCGAAGCCTCTTTCCGTCAAGCTCTGGCGCTTCACCCGCACGACCCCGAAGCCCATTACTATCTGGGCTTGCTCGCCTTGAGCCGAGGGGACGTCGAGACCGCGATGACCGAGCTGCGTCAAGCGCTCGCGCAAAAGAGCGGACCATTTCCGGAAGCGCACTTCGATCTCGGGAGGGCGCTCTACGAGAGGGGGGAATATGCCGCCGCTGCGAATGAGTTTCAGATGGCTTGGGAGCAACAGGGCGATTTTCCCGAAGCGCAATATTGGTTGGCACGCGCACGAGCGGCGCAAGGCGATGTGGAGGGGGCCATCGCGCTCTTGAAACCGGTCTGTGCCGCCTATCCGACGAGTTTCCCGGAAGCCCACTACGAGTTGGGCGTGCTCTACAGTCGCCGAGGAATGTTCGACGCCGCTGTGGATCAATTCGCGCTCGCGATCAAGGCCAGTCGAGGGACTTTCCCCGAAGCCTATTACCAAAAAGGGCGCGTGCACGCCCGTCGGGGCGAGATCACTCTCGCCATCGAAGCCTTCAAGACGGCGATTGCGCAGCGGCAGGGTGTCTTCGCCGAGGCGTATCATGAGTTGGGACGCATGCTCTACATCAAAGGCGACATCGAAGGAGCAACGGCCGCCTACAGCAAGGCGATTCAGCAGCGCGAGGTCGCATCGGCCCGCGACGCCGTTCGCTCCCCGGAGCAAGACGTGGCCCTCTTACTGAGCGGGCTCTTCGATCGGCTCGTCGAACGCTTACGGCCCGCTCCGCGCGTGAAACCGTTTTCCACAGCGCTCGGGCCGACGTGCGACGGGGAAGAACAACGCGCGGCTCCATCTGCTGCGGATGCGACCGCGCTTCAAGGAGATCACGCGGAGACGGAGGCATGA